A DNA window from Helianthus annuus cultivar XRQ/B chromosome 15, HanXRQr2.0-SUNRISE, whole genome shotgun sequence contains the following coding sequences:
- the LOC110863960 gene encoding uncharacterized protein LOC110863960: MTRNTMVNVKESHVIILFISFLVLLMSFQCAKNEHTDVSPLADYSIKDCGKAGCVYDDVDNQYCWCGITKTPECCYVHQKDCDWALKHRQLRPKYGIGVRLYGDRTGVCLAVRMSAGYYNGNGRVGFIDGAVDVVALIQFG; this comes from the exons ATGACTCGTAATACAATGGTAAATGTTAAAGAATCTCATGTTATCATATTATTTATCAGTTTTCTTGTGCTTTTGATGTCATTTCAAT GTGCAAAAAATGAACACACTGATGTGAGTCCTTTAGCAGATTATTCAATAAAGGACTGTGGGAAAGCAGGTTGTGTTTACGATGACGTCGATAATCAATATTGTTGGTGCGGTATTACCAAGACTCCTGAATGCTGTTACGTACATCAAAAAGACTGTGACTGGGCTCTTAAACATCGACAACTTCGTCCCAAAT ATGGAATTGGGGTACGCTTGTACGGTGACAGAACTGGTGTATGCCTTGCGGTTAGAATGTCGGCTGGATATTATAATGGTAATGGTCGTGTCGGTTTTATCGATGGAGCGGTGGACGTTGTTGCTTTGATTCAGTTCGGTTAA
- the LOC110865406 gene encoding rho GTPase-activating protein 2, protein MTETVAIASGGGCGGVCSGGGATGRAKDSSQLSLLELILAVFRKSMAACVDDRYEETKVKSKFNQMEIGWPTEVKHLTHVTFDRFQGFLGLPVEFEVEVPERVPSASVSVFGVSAESMQCSYDSRGNSVPTILLLMQKRLYAQEGLKAEGIFRINPENSHEEHVRAQLNRGMVPEDIEVHCLAGLIKAWFRELPCGVLDGLSPDEVLQCNTEEERVELVKKLKPTETALLNWAIDLMSDVAEHEELNKMNARNIAMVFAPNMTQMSDPLTALMHAVQVMNLLKTLITKTLREREETTPTWGPQTNNEFTNREEMQTSSELRRPVVSEDEDRYGRADDSDNEVESLSEIEDNFLKQIKENKNAKNRFKKELNDLVMQHSSPTNGFDSKEGS, encoded by the exons ATGACGGAAACGGTGGCCATAGCCAGCGGCGGAGGCTGCGGCGGCGTTTGCTCCGGCGGCGGAGCAACCGGAAGAGCTAAAGACAGTAGTCAACTGTCGTTGTTGGAGCTGATATTGGCGGTTTTTAGAAAATCAATGGCGGCTTGTGTTGATGATCGATATGAAGAAACGAAAGTGAAATCGAAGTTTAATCAGATGGAGATTGGGTGGCCTACGGAGGTGAAGCATTTGACTCATGTTACGTTTGATAGATTTCAGGGGTTTTTAGGGCTTCCGGTTGAGTTTGAAGTTGAAGTTCCCGAAAGAGTACCCAGTGCCAG TGTTAGTGTTTTTGGTGTATCTGCGGAATCGATGCAATGTTCTTATGATTCGAGAGGAAACAGCGTCCCCACTATTCTCTTGCTCATGCAGAAGCGGTTATATGCTCAAGAAGGTCTAAAG GCAGAAGGAATATTCCGTATAAACCCCGAAAACAGTCACGAGGAGCATGTGCGGGCCCAGTTAAACAGAGGCATGGTTCCCGAAGACATAGAAGTTCATTGCCTCGCAGGCTTAATTAAAGCGTGGTTCAGGGAGCTGCCATGTGGCGTGCTCGACGGGCTTTCACCTGACGAGGTTTTACAGTGTAACACAGAAGAGGAACGGGTTGAGCTCGTGAAAAAGCTAAAACCCACCGAGACAGCGTTGCTTAATTGGGCTATCGATCTCATGTCTGATGTGGCTGAACACGAAGAATTAAATAAAATGAATGCTAGAAATATTGCCATGGTTTTCGCCCCGAATATGACTCAG ATGTCGGACCCATTGACCGCACTAATGCACGCGGTACAAGTCATGAACTTACTCAAGACCTTAATCACAAAAACACTTAGAGAGCGCGAAGAGACTACCCCCACGTGGGGTCCACAAACCAACAATGAGTTCACCAATCGCGAGGAGATGCAAACTAGTAGTGAACTCAGACGACCCGTAGTATCAGAAGATGAAGACAGATATGGTCGGGCCGACGACAGTGATAATGAAGTCGAATCGCTAAGTGAGATTGAAGATAATTTCTTGAAACAAATAAAGGAGAACAAAAACGCCAAAAATCGTTTCAAGAAAGAACTCAACGATTTGGTAATGCAACATTCCAGCCCGACTAACGGTTTTGATTCTAAAGAGGGATCTTGA